From the Kitasatospora viridis genome, one window contains:
- a CDS encoding DAK2 domain-containing protein, whose translation MLDTLDGPAVRTWCRLALAALGEAREEIDALNVYPVPDGDTGTNLYLTVESATEAVEHCFADGAAPGLAQVVRAMARGAQLGARGNSGVILAQLLRGVAEVLAERGGDHRALRAALTRGAESAYRAVAEPVEGTLLTVAAAAAEQAAEIPGGLAEVADAAHRTARGALLRTPEQLAVLARAGVVDAGGRGLVAVLGALADAVSGQEPMGPVALGEDLPAGHPDSCEEPPRLPGHPAFEVIYLLDAPDGALPALRARLAGLGDSLVIGGGDGLWNVHVHVDDAGAAVEAGVEAGRPHRIRITHFAEAAARAGAAPAAEPALERAVLSVVTGAGLAELCREAGSAVLPADPDSPPSSAELAAAVRRCAAREVIVLLNDPELRAGAGAAADQLREEGLRIAVLPTRSPVQGLAALAVHEAGRRFDEDVVAMTSAAGATRYAELAVAEGQSWTMAGVCQAGDVLGLIDGDVAVIGPGIAETGAEVLARMLAAGGELVTLVLGEEAPADLADRLVAHVRRQRPEVDLAVFAGGPGSAPLLIGVE comes from the coding sequence GTGCTCGACACCCTCGACGGCCCCGCCGTCCGCACCTGGTGCCGCCTCGCGCTCGCCGCCCTCGGCGAGGCCCGGGAGGAGATCGACGCGCTCAACGTGTACCCGGTGCCGGACGGGGACACCGGGACCAACCTCTACCTCACCGTCGAGTCGGCCACCGAGGCGGTCGAGCACTGCTTCGCCGACGGGGCCGCGCCCGGCCTGGCGCAGGTCGTCCGGGCGATGGCCCGCGGCGCCCAGCTCGGCGCCCGGGGCAACTCCGGGGTGATCCTGGCCCAGCTGCTGCGCGGGGTGGCCGAGGTGCTGGCCGAGCGCGGCGGCGACCACCGGGCCCTGCGGGCCGCGCTGACCAGGGGTGCCGAGTCTGCCTACCGGGCGGTGGCCGAGCCGGTCGAGGGCACCCTGCTGACGGTGGCCGCGGCGGCCGCCGAGCAGGCCGCCGAGATCCCGGGCGGGCTGGCCGAGGTGGCGGACGCGGCGCACCGGACCGCGCGTGGCGCCCTGCTGCGCACCCCCGAGCAGCTCGCCGTGCTGGCCCGGGCCGGCGTGGTGGACGCCGGCGGGCGCGGCCTGGTCGCGGTGCTCGGCGCGCTGGCCGACGCGGTGTCCGGGCAGGAGCCGATGGGCCCGGTGGCGCTCGGCGAGGACCTGCCGGCCGGCCACCCGGACTCCTGCGAGGAGCCGCCCCGGCTGCCCGGCCACCCCGCCTTCGAGGTGATCTACCTGCTGGACGCGCCGGACGGTGCGCTGCCCGCACTGCGCGCCCGGCTGGCCGGACTCGGCGACTCGCTGGTGATCGGCGGCGGCGACGGACTGTGGAACGTGCACGTGCACGTGGACGACGCGGGCGCCGCCGTGGAGGCCGGCGTCGAGGCCGGCCGGCCGCACCGGATCCGGATCACCCACTTCGCCGAGGCCGCCGCCCGGGCCGGCGCCGCCCCCGCGGCCGAGCCGGCCCTGGAGCGCGCGGTGCTCAGCGTGGTCACCGGCGCCGGGCTGGCCGAGCTCTGCCGGGAGGCCGGCTCCGCGGTGCTGCCGGCCGACCCGGACTCCCCGCCGTCCAGCGCCGAACTGGCCGCGGCGGTGCGCCGCTGCGCGGCCCGCGAGGTGATCGTGCTGCTCAACGACCCGGAGCTGCGGGCCGGCGCCGGGGCGGCCGCCGACCAGCTGCGCGAGGAGGGCCTGCGGATCGCCGTGCTGCCCACCCGCTCGCCGGTGCAGGGCCTGGCCGCGCTCGCCGTGCACGAGGCCGGCCGGCGGTTCGACGAGGACGTGGTGGCGATGACCTCCGCGGCCGGCGCCACCCGGTACGCCGAGCTGGCGGTCGCCGAGGGCCAGTCCTGGACCATGGCCGGGGTCTGCCAGGCCGGTGACGTGCTCGGCCTGATCGACGGCGACGTGGCGGTGATCGGCCCGGGCATCGCCGAGACCGGCGCCGAGGTGCTCGCCCGGATGCTGGCGGCCGGCGGCGAGCTGGTCACCCTGGTGCTCGGCGAGGAGGCGCCGGCGGACCTGGCCGACCGGCTGGTGGCGCACGTGCGGCGCCAGCGCCCGGAGGTGGACCTGGCGGTCTTCGCGGGCGGCCCGGGCAGCGCGCCGCTGCTCATCGGGGTGGAGTGA
- the rpmB gene encoding 50S ribosomal protein L28: MAANCDVCGKGPGFGNNISHSHRRTRRRWNPNIQTVRAVIGRTPKRLNVCTSCIKAGKVSR; this comes from the coding sequence GTGGCTGCCAACTGCGACGTCTGCGGCAAGGGGCCGGGCTTCGGCAACAACATCTCCCACTCGCACCGCCGTACCCGTCGTCGTTGGAACCCCAACATTCAGACGGTGCGCGCTGTGATCGGGCGTACGCCGAAGCGGCTCAACGTGTGCACCTCGTGCATCAAGGCCGGTAAGGTCTCGCGCTGA
- the thiD gene encoding bifunctional hydroxymethylpyrimidine kinase/phosphomethylpyrimidine kinase yields the protein MSAEAPPRVLTIAGSDSGGGAGIQADLKTMLALGTHGMSVITAVTAQNSLGVQGYWELPAEAVRAQYRSVVDDIGVQAVKTGMLASVELVATVAELLADCPAPVVVDPVGVSKHGDALLAAEAVATVRELLLPHATLATPNLHEVAQLTGITVLEEGEMRPAADALLEFGPRWVLVKGGHLAGEPADLLVGRDGEEHWFRAPRHDNRHTHGTGCTLASAIAAELAKGLPMPQAVAAAKDYVTGAIAAGFALGGGIGPVDHAWRLRP from the coding sequence ATGTCCGCAGAAGCACCCCCTCGCGTCCTCACCATCGCCGGCTCCGACTCCGGCGGCGGGGCCGGCATCCAGGCCGACCTCAAGACCATGCTGGCCCTCGGCACGCACGGGATGAGCGTGATCACCGCCGTCACCGCGCAGAACTCGCTGGGCGTCCAGGGCTACTGGGAGCTGCCCGCCGAGGCGGTCCGGGCGCAGTACCGCAGCGTGGTGGACGACATCGGGGTGCAGGCGGTGAAGACCGGCATGCTCGCCTCGGTCGAGCTGGTCGCCACGGTGGCCGAACTGCTCGCCGACTGCCCGGCCCCGGTCGTGGTCGACCCGGTCGGCGTCTCCAAGCACGGCGACGCGCTGCTCGCCGCCGAGGCCGTCGCCACCGTGCGCGAGCTGCTGCTGCCGCACGCCACCCTGGCCACCCCCAACCTGCACGAGGTGGCGCAACTCACCGGCATCACCGTGCTGGAGGAGGGCGAGATGCGCCCGGCCGCCGACGCGCTGCTGGAGTTCGGCCCGCGCTGGGTGCTGGTCAAGGGCGGCCACCTGGCCGGGGAGCCGGCCGACCTGCTGGTCGGGCGGGACGGCGAGGAGCACTGGTTCCGGGCGCCCCGGCACGACAACCGGCACACCCACGGCACCGGCTGCACGCTGGCCAGCGCGATCGCCGCCGAGCTGGCCAAGGGCCTGCCGATGCCGCAGGCGGTGGCGGCGGCCAAGGACTACGTGACCGGCGCGATCGCGGCCGGCTTCGCGCTCGGCGGCGGCATCGGCCCGGTGGACCACGCCTGGCGGCTGCGCCCGTAG
- a CDS encoding ATP-dependent 6-phosphofructokinase, whose product MRIGVLTSGGDCPGLNAVIRSVVHRGQDVHGDEILGIEDGFLGLIEGRARVVGHDDVTGLLTLGGTILGSARVHREKIQWAVDHAGELAGRLGLDALIAIGGEGTLAAAQRFSTAGLPVVGVPKTIDNDIDATDVTFGFDTAVHVATEAIDRLKTTAESHQRVMVVELMGRHTGWITLTAGMAGGAHGILIPEKPFDIEAVARMIEERFARGKKFAIIAVAEGAEPMPGTLRFDHGGVDQFGHRTFGGIGTRLAAELEDLLGKEARPVILGHVQRGGTPTARDRVLASRFGWHAVEAVHKGAFGHFTALRGTEIVLAPIADAVTRLKTVPAAQWAESEAVL is encoded by the coding sequence ATGCGAATCGGTGTGCTGACCAGCGGTGGCGACTGTCCCGGGCTCAACGCCGTGATCAGATCGGTCGTGCACCGCGGTCAGGACGTGCACGGGGACGAGATCCTCGGCATCGAGGACGGCTTCCTCGGCCTGATCGAGGGCCGGGCCCGGGTGGTCGGCCACGACGACGTCACCGGCCTGCTCACCCTCGGCGGCACCATCCTGGGCTCGGCCCGGGTGCACCGGGAGAAGATCCAGTGGGCCGTGGACCACGCCGGTGAACTCGCCGGCCGGCTCGGCCTGGACGCGCTGATCGCCATCGGCGGCGAGGGCACCCTGGCCGCCGCGCAGCGGTTCAGCACCGCCGGCCTGCCGGTGGTCGGCGTGCCCAAGACCATCGACAACGACATCGACGCGACCGACGTCACCTTCGGCTTCGACACCGCGGTGCACGTGGCCACCGAGGCGATCGACCGGCTGAAGACCACCGCCGAGTCGCACCAGCGGGTGATGGTGGTCGAGCTGATGGGCCGCCACACCGGCTGGATCACCCTGACCGCCGGGATGGCCGGCGGCGCGCACGGCATCCTGATCCCGGAGAAGCCCTTCGACATCGAGGCGGTGGCCCGGATGATCGAGGAACGGTTCGCCCGGGGCAAGAAGTTCGCCATCATCGCGGTGGCCGAGGGCGCCGAGCCGATGCCCGGCACGCTGCGCTTCGACCACGGCGGGGTGGACCAGTTCGGCCACCGCACCTTCGGCGGGATCGGCACCCGGCTGGCCGCCGAACTGGAGGACCTGCTCGGCAAGGAGGCCCGCCCGGTGATCCTCGGCCACGTCCAGCGCGGCGGCACCCCGACCGCCCGCGACCGGGTGCTGGCCAGCCGGTTCGGCTGGCACGCCGTGGAGGCCGTGCACAAGGGCGCGTTCGGGCACTTCACCGCGCTGCGCGGGACCGAGATCGTGCTCGCCCCGATCGCCGACGCGGTCACCCGGCTGAAGACCGTGCCGGCCGCCCAGTGGGCCGAGTCCGAGGCCGTGCTCTGA
- a CDS encoding thiamine-phosphate kinase, with protein MQGTVGELGEFGLIRELTARLPLTPAVELGPGDDAAVVRAPDSRVVATTDVLIEGRHFRRDWSTAYDVGRKSAAQNLADIAAMGAVPTAILLGLVVPADLPTTWATELMDGLRDECQVAGAAVVGGDVVRGDTITLAITALGDLQGRAPVTRSGAQPGDVVAVTGWLGWSAAGLTVLARGFRSPRAFVEAHRRPEPPYHAGPAASELGATAMVDVSDGLVADLGHVAAASGVDIDLRAADFDVPAQMADIGQAVGVDPLVWVLSGGEDHAIAATFPASAQLPARWRVVGNVVGPARAGARGRVTVDGAPWDRTAGWDHFAE; from the coding sequence ATGCAGGGGACCGTGGGCGAGCTGGGCGAGTTCGGCCTCATCCGGGAACTCACCGCCCGGCTCCCGCTCACCCCGGCGGTGGAGCTCGGCCCCGGCGACGACGCCGCCGTGGTGCGGGCCCCCGACAGCCGGGTGGTGGCCACCACCGACGTGCTGATCGAGGGCCGCCACTTCCGGCGGGACTGGTCCACCGCCTACGACGTGGGCCGCAAGTCCGCCGCGCAGAACCTCGCCGACATCGCCGCGATGGGCGCCGTGCCGACCGCGATACTGCTCGGCCTGGTCGTCCCGGCCGACCTGCCCACCACCTGGGCCACCGAACTGATGGACGGTCTGCGGGACGAGTGCCAGGTGGCCGGCGCCGCGGTGGTCGGCGGCGACGTGGTGCGCGGCGACACCATCACGCTGGCCATCACCGCGCTCGGCGACCTCCAGGGCCGCGCCCCGGTCACCCGCTCCGGCGCGCAGCCGGGCGACGTGGTCGCGGTCACCGGCTGGCTCGGCTGGTCGGCCGCCGGCCTGACCGTGCTGGCCCGGGGCTTCCGCTCGCCGCGGGCCTTCGTCGAGGCGCACCGCCGCCCCGAACCGCCGTACCACGCTGGCCCGGCCGCCAGCGAGCTCGGCGCCACCGCGATGGTGGACGTCAGCGACGGGCTGGTCGCCGACCTCGGCCACGTCGCCGCCGCCAGCGGGGTCGACATCGACCTGCGGGCCGCCGACTTCGACGTGCCGGCGCAGATGGCCGACATCGGGCAGGCGGTCGGGGTCGACCCGCTGGTCTGGGTGCTCTCCGGCGGCGAGGACCACGCGATCGCGGCCACCTTCCCGGCCAGCGCGCAGCTGCCGGCCCGCTGGCGGGTGGTCGGCAACGTGGTCGGACCGGCCCGCGCCGGCGCCCGCGGCCGGGTCACCGTGGACGGCGCGCCCTGGGATCGGACGGCCGGCTGGGACCACTTCGCCGAGTAG
- a CDS encoding Lrp/AsnC family transcriptional regulator, which yields MVQAYILIQTEVGKATAVAETIAEIDGVVTAEDVTGPYDVIVRAEAQSVDELGKLVVARIQAVDGITRTLTCPVVHI from the coding sequence GTGGTACAGGCATACATCCTGATCCAGACCGAAGTGGGCAAGGCCACCGCCGTGGCCGAGACCATCGCCGAGATCGACGGCGTGGTCACGGCCGAGGACGTGACCGGCCCCTACGACGTGATCGTGCGGGCCGAGGCGCAGAGCGTCGACGAGCTCGGCAAGCTCGTGGTGGCCCGGATCCAGGCCGTCGATGGCATCACCCGGACCCTGACCTGCCCAGTGGTCCACATCTAG
- a CDS encoding D-alanine--D-alanine ligase family protein produces the protein MSIESHSPGQAAKPRVAIVFGGRSSEHGVSVVTAASVLRAIDRDRYEVLPVGITSEGRWALVSDEPDRMAIAGGRMPQVEQVAESTEGQLALPASPVSREVVWTEPGAAPKVLGEVDVVLPLLHGPWGEDGTLQGLLELSGVPYVGSGVLASAVGMDKEYTKRVLESFGIGIGPYTVVRPRDWESEQGREAARARIAELGLPVFVKPCRAGSSIGITKVKDLAELDGAIAEARRHDPKVIVEAMLSGREIECGVLEFEDGPRASLPAEVLVGEGYEFYDFEAKYIDSSEVRIPAELGEEHTAEIRRQAVAAFEALGCEGLARVDFFLLDDGRWVVNEVNTLPGFTPISAYPKMWEATGVPYAELIDRLLQAALRRSTGLR, from the coding sequence ATGAGCATCGAATCGCACTCCCCGGGTCAGGCGGCCAAGCCGCGCGTCGCGATCGTCTTCGGCGGCCGCTCCTCCGAGCACGGGGTCTCCGTGGTGACCGCGGCCAGCGTGCTGCGGGCGATCGACCGTGACCGCTACGAGGTGCTGCCGGTCGGCATCACCAGCGAGGGCCGCTGGGCCCTGGTCAGTGACGAGCCCGACCGGATGGCCATCGCCGGCGGCCGGATGCCCCAGGTGGAGCAGGTCGCCGAGTCGACCGAGGGTCAGCTCGCGCTGCCGGCCAGCCCGGTCAGCCGCGAGGTGGTCTGGACCGAGCCGGGCGCCGCGCCCAAGGTGCTCGGCGAGGTCGACGTGGTGCTGCCGCTGCTGCACGGACCGTGGGGCGAGGACGGCACCCTGCAGGGCCTGCTGGAGCTCTCCGGGGTGCCGTACGTCGGCTCCGGCGTACTGGCCAGCGCGGTCGGCATGGACAAGGAGTACACCAAGCGGGTGCTGGAGTCCTTCGGCATCGGCATCGGCCCCTACACCGTGGTGCGGCCGCGGGACTGGGAGAGCGAGCAGGGCCGCGAGGCCGCCCGGGCGCGGATCGCGGAGCTCGGCCTGCCGGTCTTCGTCAAGCCCTGCCGGGCCGGCTCCAGCATCGGCATCACCAAGGTCAAGGACCTGGCCGAGCTGGACGGCGCGATCGCCGAGGCCCGCCGGCACGACCCCAAGGTGATCGTCGAGGCGATGCTCTCCGGCCGCGAGATCGAGTGCGGCGTACTGGAGTTCGAGGACGGGCCGCGGGCCAGCCTGCCGGCCGAGGTGCTGGTCGGCGAGGGCTACGAGTTCTACGACTTCGAGGCCAAGTACATCGACTCCTCCGAGGTGCGGATCCCGGCCGAGCTGGGCGAGGAGCACACCGCCGAGATCCGCCGCCAGGCGGTCGCCGCCTTCGAGGCGCTCGGCTGCGAGGGCCTGGCCCGGGTGGACTTCTTCCTGCTGGACGACGGCCGCTGGGTGGTCAACGAGGTCAACACGCTGCCCGGCTTCACCCCGATCTCGGCCTACCCGAAGATGTGGGAGGCCACCGGCGTGCCCTACGCCGAGCTGATCGACCGTCTGCTGCAGGCCGCGCTGCGCCGCTCGACCGGGCTGCGCTGA
- a CDS encoding NAD(P)H-dependent glycerol-3-phosphate dehydrogenase, with product MTTRCAVFGTGSWGTPFAMILADAGCEVALWGRRKELVDTIAATRTNPEYLPGIELPEAITPTTDPAEALAGADFAVLAVPSQTLRQNLAAWAPLLGGNTVLVSLMKGIELGTAKRMTEVIREVAGVGEERVAVVSGPNLAPEIAKRQPAASVVACADEEVARRLQQACHTPYFRPYTNTDVIGCELGGAVKNVIGLAVGMADGMGLGDNTKATLMTRGLAEITRLGVALGADPLTFAGLAGMGDLIATCSSPLSRNHTFGVNLGRGMTLEQTIAATKQTAEGVKSCESVLDLARRNGVDMPIVEAVVDVVHNGKPTQAVLKDLMGRSAKPERR from the coding sequence ATGACCACCCGCTGCGCCGTTTTCGGAACCGGCTCCTGGGGCACCCCGTTCGCGATGATCCTGGCCGACGCCGGCTGCGAGGTCGCGCTCTGGGGCCGCCGCAAGGAACTGGTGGACACCATCGCCGCCACCCGCACCAACCCCGAGTACCTGCCCGGGATCGAGCTGCCGGAGGCGATCACCCCGACCACCGACCCGGCCGAGGCGCTGGCCGGCGCCGACTTCGCGGTGCTCGCCGTGCCGTCCCAGACGCTCCGTCAGAACCTGGCCGCCTGGGCCCCGCTGCTCGGCGGGAACACCGTGCTGGTCTCGCTGATGAAGGGCATCGAACTCGGCACCGCCAAGCGGATGACCGAGGTGATCCGGGAGGTCGCCGGAGTCGGCGAGGAGCGGGTCGCGGTGGTCTCCGGACCCAACCTGGCCCCGGAGATCGCCAAGCGGCAGCCCGCCGCCAGCGTGGTCGCCTGCGCCGACGAGGAGGTCGCGCGCCGGCTCCAGCAGGCCTGCCACACACCGTACTTCCGCCCGTACACCAACACCGACGTGATCGGTTGCGAGCTCGGCGGCGCGGTCAAGAACGTGATCGGCCTGGCCGTCGGGATGGCCGACGGGATGGGCCTGGGCGACAACACCAAGGCCACCCTGATGACCCGCGGGCTGGCCGAGATCACCCGGCTCGGCGTGGCGCTCGGCGCCGACCCGCTGACCTTCGCCGGGCTGGCCGGGATGGGCGACCTGATCGCCACCTGCTCCTCGCCGCTCAGCCGCAACCACACCTTCGGCGTCAACCTGGGCCGGGGGATGACCCTGGAGCAGACCATCGCGGCCACCAAGCAGACCGCGGAGGGCGTGAAGTCCTGCGAGTCGGTGCTGGACCTGGCCCGGCGCAACGGGGTGGACATGCCGATCGTCGAGGCGGTGGTCGACGTGGTGCACAACGGCAAGCCGACCCAGGCCGTGCTGAAGGACCTGATGGGCCGCTCCGCCAAGCCCGAACGACGGTGA
- a CDS encoding lysophospholipid acyltransferase family protein: MARRSYGFGNADYGVWYRFAAVLVKPVLTVLVKPEWHGWENFPEEGGFITAVNHNSAIDPLVYAHFQYNSGRPPRILAKSSLFKVPFIGFMLGKTGQIPVYRDSADAAQAFRAAIAAIDGGQVVQFYPEGTITRDPQLWPMTGKSGVARVALMTGKPVIPVAHWGAHEIVPPYGRGLGGVKAKVSLRPRRRVVVQAGPPVDLSRFEGKELTSQVLREATDEITAAITAQLALIRGEEAPAERYDLRKARAGKKKTGEEAE, from the coding sequence GTGGCCCGCCGCTCGTACGGATTCGGCAACGCGGACTACGGAGTCTGGTACCGCTTCGCCGCGGTCCTCGTGAAGCCGGTGCTGACAGTGCTGGTCAAGCCCGAGTGGCACGGCTGGGAGAACTTCCCCGAGGAGGGCGGGTTCATCACCGCGGTGAACCACAACTCGGCGATCGACCCGCTGGTGTACGCCCACTTCCAGTACAACAGCGGTCGCCCGCCGCGGATCCTGGCGAAGTCCTCGCTCTTCAAGGTGCCGTTCATCGGATTCATGCTCGGCAAGACCGGCCAGATTCCGGTCTACCGCGACTCGGCCGACGCCGCGCAGGCCTTCCGGGCCGCCATCGCCGCGATCGACGGCGGCCAGGTGGTCCAGTTCTACCCGGAAGGAACGATCACTCGGGACCCGCAGCTGTGGCCGATGACGGGCAAGAGCGGCGTCGCCCGGGTGGCGCTGATGACCGGCAAGCCGGTCATCCCGGTGGCCCACTGGGGCGCGCACGAGATCGTGCCGCCGTACGGCCGGGGCCTGGGCGGGGTCAAGGCGAAGGTGAGCCTGCGCCCGCGCCGCCGGGTGGTGGTGCAGGCCGGCCCGCCGGTGGACCTGAGCCGGTTCGAGGGCAAGGAGCTGACCAGCCAGGTGCTGCGCGAGGCGACCGACGAGATCACCGCCGCGATCACCGCCCAGCTGGCGCTGATCCGCGGTGAGGAGGCCCCCGCCGAGCGCTACGACCTGCGCAAGGCCCGGGCCGGCAAGAAGAAGACCGGCGAGGAGGCCGAGTAG
- the cofC gene encoding 2-phospho-L-lactate guanylyltransferase — protein MTQHTVRPLSPRSPSWSLVLPVKQLQRAKTRLAPFAGAHRPRLALAFALDTVSAALDCPAVARVLVVCQDARAGAALASLGALVLADEPGGGLNDALSHGAAHARRLHPDAPLAVLSADLPALRPAELARVLGAVPAAGRAFLADAPGIGTTLLACSPGRPLAPAFGGASRQRHAAGGATELALPDVPSVRRDVDTADDLAEALALGVGPHTRAVAAAMAR, from the coding sequence ATGACCCAGCACACCGTACGCCCCCTCAGCCCCAGGTCCCCGTCCTGGAGCCTGGTCCTGCCGGTGAAACAGTTGCAGCGGGCCAAGACCCGGCTGGCCCCGTTCGCCGGGGCGCACCGCCCGCGGCTGGCGCTGGCGTTCGCGCTGGACACCGTGTCGGCCGCACTGGACTGCCCGGCGGTGGCCCGGGTGCTGGTGGTGTGCCAGGACGCCCGGGCCGGCGCGGCGCTGGCCTCGCTGGGCGCCCTGGTGCTGGCCGACGAACCGGGCGGCGGGCTCAACGACGCGCTGTCGCACGGCGCCGCCCACGCGCGACGGCTGCACCCCGACGCGCCCCTGGCCGTGCTCTCGGCGGACCTGCCGGCCCTGCGTCCGGCCGAACTCGCCCGGGTGCTGGGCGCGGTGCCGGCCGCGGGGCGCGCGTTCCTGGCGGACGCTCCGGGGATCGGCACCACGCTGCTGGCCTGCTCCCCCGGCCGGCCGCTGGCCCCGGCCTTCGGCGGCGCCTCCCGGCAGCGGCACGCGGCCGGCGGCGCGACCGAACTGGCCCTGCCCGACGTGCCGTCGGTGCGCCGGGACGTGGACACGGCGGACGACCTGGCCGAGGCGCTGGCACTCGGCGTGGGCCCGCACACCCGGGCGGTGGCCGCCGCGATGGCGCGCTGA
- a CDS encoding HU family DNA-binding protein: protein MNKAQLVEAVAEQLGGRKAAAEAVDAVLDTMVRAVVAGDRVSVTGFGTFEKVERSARFARNPQTGERVKVKKTSVPRFRPGQGFKDLVSGSKKLPKDGPSVKKAPKGSLTPGKSGVTAATKRAATKRAAAAAEAAPAKKAAAKKATAVKATAAKTTAAKKATTAKTTAAKKATTATKKATTAKTTAAKKTTTAKAAAAKTTAAKKTAPAKKTTTRKTTARKTAAK from the coding sequence GTGAACAAGGCTCAGCTTGTCGAAGCGGTGGCCGAGCAGCTGGGTGGTCGCAAGGCTGCCGCAGAGGCCGTCGACGCAGTGCTCGACACCATGGTGCGTGCCGTCGTGGCCGGGGACCGTGTCTCGGTCACCGGTTTCGGCACCTTCGAGAAGGTGGAGCGCTCCGCGCGCTTCGCCCGCAACCCGCAGACCGGTGAGCGCGTCAAGGTCAAGAAGACCTCGGTGCCGCGCTTCCGCCCCGGCCAGGGCTTCAAGGACCTGGTCAGCGGCAGCAAGAAGCTCCCGAAGGACGGCCCGTCGGTCAAGAAGGCCCCCAAGGGCTCGCTGACCCCGGGCAAGAGCGGTGTGACCGCTGCCACCAAGCGCGCTGCCACCAAGCGCGCCGCCGCGGCCGCCGAGGCCGCCCCGGCGAAGAAGGCCGCTGCCAAGAAGGCCACCGCGGTCAAGGCCACCGCCGCCAAGACCACGGCTGCCAAGAAGGCCACCACCGCGAAGACCACCGCGGCGAAGAAGGCCACCACGGCCACCAAGAAGGCCACCACCGCGAAGACCACCGCGGCGAAGAAGACCACCACCGCCAAGGCGGCGGCCGCCAAGACCACGGCTGCCAAGAAGACCGCCCCGGCGAAGAAGACCACCACGCGCAAGACCACCGCGCGCAAGACCGCCGCGAAGTAA
- the leuD gene encoding 3-isopropylmalate dehydratase small subunit, with the protein MEKFTTHTGRAVPLRRSNVDTDQIIPAHWLKKVTRSGFEDGLFEAWRKDESFILNRPERRGATVLVAGPEFGTGSSREHAVWALQNYGFQAVISSRFADIFRGNSLKNGLLTVVLPQETVDQLWALTEADPTAEITVDLQAREVRAEGVNAPFELDENLRWRLLNGLDDISITLQNADDIDAFESARPSFKPRTQPVA; encoded by the coding sequence ATGGAGAAGTTCACCACCCACACCGGCCGGGCCGTTCCGCTGCGCCGCAGCAATGTGGACACCGACCAGATCATCCCCGCCCATTGGCTCAAGAAGGTCACCCGCTCGGGTTTCGAGGACGGCCTGTTCGAAGCCTGGCGCAAGGACGAGTCGTTCATCCTGAACCGGCCCGAGCGGCGGGGGGCGACCGTGCTGGTCGCCGGACCGGAGTTCGGCACCGGATCGTCCCGCGAGCACGCCGTCTGGGCGCTGCAGAACTACGGCTTCCAGGCCGTGATCTCCTCGCGATTCGCCGATATCTTCCGCGGCAACTCGCTGAAGAACGGCCTGCTGACCGTGGTGCTCCCGCAGGAGACGGTGGATCAGCTGTGGGCGCTCACCGAGGCCGACCCGACCGCCGAGATCACCGTCGACCTCCAAGCGCGCGAGGTGCGCGCGGAGGGTGTGAACGCGCCGTTCGAACTGGACGAGAACCTGCGTTGGCGACTGCTCAACGGACTGGACGACATCAGCATCACGCTGCAGAACGCTGATGACATCGACGCGTTCGAGTCGGCCCGGCCGAGCTTCAAGCCCCGCACCCAGCCGGTCGCCTGA